A stretch of the Pseudomonas sp. ACM7 genome encodes the following:
- the dacB gene encoding D-alanyl-D-alanine carboxypeptidase/D-alanyl-D-alanine-endopeptidase has translation MIKSLRPLLLAGFLLPLAFSVSAAPINTALSPNVEKALKASKMQDNALSLVMIPLNGPGTPTIFNADVSVNPASTMKLVTTYAALEMLGPNHQWKTEFYTDGTLSGGILNGNLYLKGGGDPKLNMEKLWLLMRDLRANGVTQITGDLVLDRNFFVQPQLPQFNDDGNDDNKPFLVKPDALMVNLKALRFVARNDNGRVLVSVEPPIATIRIENQVKAVNSKQCTGGVRYNPVTQADGSVTVTVGGQLGEGCSSQTYLSLLDHATYTAGAVRAIWKELGGSIQGVDRLAPTPKDAKVLARAFSPDLAEIIRDINKYSNNTMAQQLFLSLGAQFRTEADGDDAKAAQRVVRQWLAKKGITAPHLVMENGSGLSRAERVSAREMAGMLQAAWKSPYSAEFISSMPIAGTDGTMRKRLKTTAMRGEAHIKTGTLNTVRAIAGFSRDINGNTWAVVAILNDKAPFGASSVLDQVLLDLYRQPKLPETASVL, from the coding sequence ATGATCAAATCTTTGCGTCCATTGTTACTGGCCGGTTTTCTGCTCCCTCTGGCCTTCTCTGTTTCCGCCGCCCCGATCAACACCGCGCTGTCGCCAAACGTTGAAAAAGCCCTCAAGGCCAGCAAGATGCAGGACAACGCCCTGTCGCTGGTGATGATCCCGCTCAACGGCCCTGGCACCCCGACGATTTTCAACGCTGACGTCTCCGTCAATCCGGCCTCGACCATGAAACTGGTCACCACATACGCGGCGCTGGAAATGCTCGGCCCGAACCACCAGTGGAAAACCGAGTTCTACACCGACGGCACCCTCAGCGGCGGCATCCTCAACGGTAACCTCTACCTCAAGGGTGGCGGCGATCCGAAGCTGAACATGGAAAAGCTCTGGTTGCTGATGCGTGACCTGCGCGCCAACGGTGTGACGCAAATCACCGGCGACCTGGTGCTGGACCGCAATTTCTTCGTACAACCGCAATTGCCGCAGTTCAACGACGACGGCAATGACGATAACAAGCCGTTCCTGGTCAAACCTGACGCGCTGATGGTCAACCTCAAGGCCTTGCGCTTTGTGGCGCGTAACGACAACGGCCGGGTGCTGGTGTCGGTGGAACCGCCGATTGCCACCATTCGCATCGAAAACCAGGTCAAAGCCGTCAACTCCAAGCAATGCACCGGTGGCGTGCGTTACAACCCGGTGACCCAGGCCGATGGCAGCGTGACCGTGACGGTCGGCGGCCAGTTGGGCGAGGGTTGCAGCTCCCAGACTTACCTGTCGCTGCTCGACCACGCGACCTACACCGCAGGCGCCGTGCGAGCGATCTGGAAAGAACTGGGCGGCAGCATTCAGGGCGTGGACCGTCTGGCGCCAACACCTAAAGATGCCAAGGTCCTGGCTCGGGCCTTTTCGCCAGACCTGGCGGAAATCATCCGCGACATCAACAAATACAGTAATAACACCATGGCCCAGCAGCTGTTCCTGAGCCTGGGCGCGCAGTTCCGCACCGAAGCCGACGGTGACGATGCCAAGGCTGCACAGCGTGTGGTGCGTCAGTGGCTGGCGAAGAAAGGCATCACCGCGCCGCACCTGGTGATGGAAAACGGTTCCGGCCTGTCCCGTGCCGAACGGGTGAGTGCGCGTGAAATGGCCGGCATGCTGCAAGCGGCCTGGAAAAGCCCGTATTCAGCCGAGTTCATCAGCTCGATGCCGATTGCCGGCACCGACGGCACCATGCGCAAACGCCTGAAGACCACGGCGATGCGCGGTGAAGCGCACATCAAGACCGGCACCCTGAATACGGTGCGGGCAATTGCCGGTTTCAGCCGTGACATCAACGGCAATACCTGGGCGGTAGTGGCGATCCTCAACGACAAGGCACCGTTTGGCGCGTCGTCGGTGCTGGATCAGGTGCTGCTGGACCTGTATCGCCAGCCGAAACTGCCGGAAACGGCTTCGGTGCTCTAA
- a CDS encoding YggL family protein, with amino-acid sequence MATNRSQRLRKKLCVDEFQELGFELNLDFKEDLADEAIDAFLDAFLKEAMEANGLGYVGGDDFGLVCLQKRGSVSEEQRAAVEAWLKGRSELTEATVSPLIDVWYPEKPINPVA; translated from the coding sequence ATGGCGACTAACCGTTCCCAGCGTCTGCGCAAAAAACTGTGCGTCGATGAATTTCAAGAGCTGGGTTTCGAACTGAACCTGGATTTCAAAGAAGATTTGGCTGATGAAGCCATTGATGCTTTCCTCGACGCGTTCCTGAAAGAAGCCATGGAAGCCAACGGTCTGGGTTATGTTGGCGGCGACGACTTCGGTCTGGTTTGCCTGCAGAAGCGTGGCTCGGTGTCCGAAGAGCAGCGTGCCGCTGTTGAAGCCTGGCTCAAAGGCCGCAGCGAACTGACTGAAGCAACCGTCAGCCCGCTGATCGACGTCTGGTACCCGGAAAAGCCGATCAATCCGGTAGCTTAA
- a CDS encoding benzoate/H(+) symporter BenE family transporter, whose translation MNDVTHTQLRPFADTSPSAIVAGFIAMMTGYTSSLVLMFQAGQAAGLTSGQISSWIWAISIGMAVCSIGLSLRYRTPITIAWSTPGAALLITSLGGVTYGEAIGAYITCAVLVTICGLTGSFERLVKKIPASLAAALLAGILFKIGSEIFVAAQHRTALVLGMFFTYLVVKRLSPRYAVLAALLIGTALSGFMGLLDFSGFHLEVATPVWTTPHFSLAATISIGIPLFVVAMTSQNMPGIAVLRADGYTVPASPLITTTGIASLLLAPFGSHGINLAAISAAICTGPHAHEDRNKRYTAAVWCGIFYGIAGVFGATLAALFAALPKELVLSIAALALFGSIINGLSIAMSEVKEREAALITFMVTASGLTLFSIGSAFWGIVAGVLTLVILNWRKA comes from the coding sequence ATGAACGACGTCACGCACACGCAGCTCCGCCCTTTTGCCGATACGTCGCCTTCTGCGATCGTCGCCGGCTTCATCGCGATGATGACCGGTTACACCAGCTCGCTGGTCCTGATGTTTCAGGCCGGGCAAGCGGCGGGTCTGACCAGCGGGCAGATATCGTCGTGGATCTGGGCGATCTCGATTGGCATGGCGGTGTGTTCGATTGGCCTGTCTTTGCGTTACCGCACGCCGATCACCATTGCCTGGTCGACCCCCGGCGCGGCGTTGCTGATCACCAGTCTGGGCGGTGTGACCTACGGCGAAGCCATTGGCGCCTACATTACCTGCGCGGTGCTGGTGACGATTTGTGGTTTGACCGGCAGCTTTGAGCGGCTGGTGAAAAAGATTCCGGCTTCATTGGCAGCGGCGCTGTTGGCGGGGATTCTGTTCAAGATCGGCAGCGAAATCTTCGTCGCCGCGCAGCATCGCACCGCGCTGGTATTGGGCATGTTCTTCACTTATCTGGTGGTCAAACGTCTGTCGCCGCGTTATGCCGTACTGGCCGCGCTGTTGATCGGGACGGCGCTATCCGGGTTCATGGGCCTGCTGGATTTCAGCGGTTTCCACCTGGAAGTAGCGACGCCGGTCTGGACCACGCCGCACTTCTCCCTGGCTGCGACCATCAGCATCGGCATCCCGCTGTTTGTCGTGGCGATGACCTCGCAGAACATGCCCGGCATCGCAGTGCTGCGCGCCGACGGTTACACCGTGCCGGCCTCGCCGCTGATCACCACCACCGGCATCGCTTCGTTGCTGCTGGCGCCGTTCGGTTCCCACGGGATCAACCTGGCAGCCATCAGCGCAGCGATTTGCACCGGGCCGCATGCCCATGAGGATCGCAACAAGCGCTACACGGCGGCCGTCTGGTGCGGGATTTTCTACGGGATTGCCGGGGTGTTCGGCGCAACACTGGCGGCGCTGTTTGCCGCGCTGCCGAAAGAGTTGGTGCTGTCGATTGCGGCACTGGCGTTGTTCGGCTCGATCATCAATGGCTTGAGCATCGCCATGAGCGAAGTGAAGGAGCGTGAAGCGGCGCTGATTACCTTTATGGTCACGGCGTCGGGGTTGACACTGTTTTCCATCGGTTCGGCGTTCTGGGGGATTGTGGCGGGGGTGTTGACGCTGGTGATTCTGAACTGGCGTAAAGCCTGA
- a CDS encoding GntR family transcriptional regulator, translating into MNEQLQPLKKQPRAGKAGRSGTQDDIVYAHIFEAILEQRLAPGTKLSEEALGEIFGVSRTIIRRALSRLAHEGVVLLRPNRGAVVASPSVEEARQVFMARRLVERAITELAVQHATAEQIAELRQMVNDERDSFSRGDRGAGIRLSGEFHLKLAEAAKNAPLISFQRSLVSQTSLIIAQYESGNRSHCSYDEHTQLIDAIEARNAELAVDLMMHHMDHIDSKLNLDEESASDDLHAVFSHLLQTKKPGRPAVKL; encoded by the coding sequence ATGAACGAACAGTTGCAACCCCTAAAGAAACAACCGCGAGCAGGCAAAGCCGGCCGCAGCGGTACCCAGGACGATATTGTCTATGCGCATATCTTCGAGGCCATCCTCGAACAGCGTCTGGCGCCCGGTACCAAGTTGAGCGAAGAAGCGCTGGGGGAAATTTTCGGGGTCAGTCGCACCATCATTCGCCGCGCGCTGTCGCGCCTGGCCCATGAAGGCGTCGTGCTGCTGCGGCCGAACCGTGGCGCTGTCGTCGCCAGCCCGAGTGTCGAAGAGGCTCGCCAGGTGTTCATGGCCCGGCGTCTGGTGGAGCGCGCGATCACTGAATTGGCGGTGCAGCACGCCACTGCCGAGCAGATTGCCGAGTTGCGCCAGATGGTCAACGACGAGCGCGACAGCTTCTCCCGTGGCGATCGCGGCGCCGGTATTCGTCTGTCGGGCGAGTTCCACTTGAAACTGGCTGAAGCGGCGAAAAATGCGCCGCTGATCAGCTTCCAGCGCAGCCTGGTGTCCCAGACTTCGTTGATCATTGCCCAGTATGAAAGCGGCAATCGCTCCCACTGTTCCTACGACGAGCACACCCAGCTGATCGACGCCATCGAAGCGCGCAACGCTGAGCTGGCGGTGGACCTGATGATGCATCACATGGATCACATCGACAGCAAACTCAACCTCGACGAGGAAAGCGCGTCGGATGATTTGCATGCGGTGTTCTCGCATTTGTTGCAGACCAAGAAACCAGGGCGGCCAGCGGTCAAGCTCTGA
- the guaD gene encoding guanine deaminase, protein MPLTRKAYRAAILHSIADPAEVGIEASYEYFEDGLLVVDNGQISALGHASDLLPTLPADIEITHYQDALITPGFIDTHIHLPQTGMVGAYGEQLLDWLNTYTFPCESQFADKAHADEVAGIFIKELLRNGTTTALVFGSVHPQSVNSFFEAAEQLDLRMIAGKVMMDRNAPDYLTDTAESSYVESKALIERWHGKGRLHYAVTPRFAPTSTPEQLTLAGQLLSEFPDVYMQTHISENLKEVEWVKALFPERKGYLDVYDHYKLLGERSVFAHGVHLCDDECARLAETGSAIAFCPTSNFFLGSGLFNLPMAEKHKLNVGLGTDVGGGTSFSLLQTLNEAYKVMQMQGARLSPFKSLYLATLGGARALRLEDKIGTLQPGTDADFLVLDYNATPLLSYRLKQANNIAETLFVLMTLGDDRTVLQTYAAGNQVHQR, encoded by the coding sequence ATGCCTCTGACTCGCAAAGCCTACCGCGCCGCCATTCTGCACAGCATCGCCGATCCTGCCGAAGTCGGTATCGAAGCCTCTTACGAGTATTTCGAAGATGGCCTGCTGGTGGTCGATAACGGCCAGATCAGCGCCCTTGGTCACGCCAGCGACTTGCTGCCGACACTGCCGGCCGACATCGAGATCACCCATTATCAGGACGCGCTGATCACTCCAGGCTTCATCGACACCCACATTCACTTGCCGCAAACCGGCATGGTCGGCGCCTACGGCGAGCAGCTGCTGGACTGGCTCAACACCTACACCTTCCCGTGCGAAAGCCAGTTCGCCGACAAGGCTCACGCTGACGAAGTCGCGGGCATTTTCATCAAGGAACTGCTGCGCAACGGCACCACCACCGCGCTGGTGTTCGGCAGCGTGCACCCGCAATCAGTGAACTCATTCTTCGAAGCCGCCGAACAGCTGGACCTGCGGATGATCGCCGGCAAGGTGATGATGGACCGCAACGCGCCGGACTACCTGACCGACACCGCCGAATCCAGCTACGTCGAAAGCAAGGCGCTGATCGAGCGCTGGCACGGCAAGGGTCGCCTGCACTACGCGGTCACCCCGCGCTTTGCCCCGACCAGCACCCCGGAACAGCTGACTCTCGCGGGTCAGTTGCTCAGCGAATTTCCTGACGTGTACATGCAGACCCACATCAGCGAAAACCTCAAGGAAGTCGAGTGGGTCAAGGCGCTGTTCCCGGAGCGCAAGGGTTACCTGGACGTCTACGACCATTACAAGCTGCTCGGCGAGCGCTCGGTATTCGCCCATGGCGTGCACCTGTGCGACGACGAATGCGCGCGACTGGCAGAAACCGGCTCGGCGATCGCCTTCTGCCCGACGTCGAACTTCTTCCTCGGCAGCGGTTTGTTCAACCTGCCGATGGCCGAGAAGCACAAGTTGAATGTCGGCCTCGGTACGGACGTTGGTGGCGGCACCAGTTTCTCACTGCTGCAAACCTTGAACGAAGCGTACAAGGTCATGCAGATGCAAGGCGCACGGTTGAGCCCGTTCAAATCGCTGTACCTGGCCACCCTCGGTGGCGCTCGCGCGCTGCGTCTGGAAGACAAGATCGGCACCCTGCAACCGGGCACAGATGCGGACTTCCTGGTGCTGGACTACAACGCCACACCGCTGCTCAGCTATCGCTTGAAGCAGGCCAATAACATTGCCGAGACGTTGTTTGTATTGATGACGCTGGGGGATGACCGGACGGTGTTGCAGACGTATGCGGCGGGGAATCAGGTGCATCAGCGCTAG
- the xdhC gene encoding xanthine dehydrogenase accessory protein XdhC, which produces MYNWIDALADLQSQGEPCVLVTIIEELGSTPRNAGSKMVISASQTFDTIGGGHLEYKAMQIGREMLASGKQDTHLERFSLGASLGQCCGGVTVLLFEPMGQVQAQIAVFGAGHVGRALVPLLASLPCRVRWIDSREAEFPEQIPHGVRKIVAEEPVDEIDDLPAGSYCIVMTHNHQLDLELTAAILKRNDFAYFGLIGSKTKRVKFEHRLRDRGFDSAVLQRMRCPMGIGEVKGKLPVEIAISIAGEIIATYNANFGQHTASAGSSIAKLLPASRRSQATN; this is translated from the coding sequence ATGTACAACTGGATCGACGCCCTCGCCGACCTGCAATCCCAGGGTGAACCCTGCGTGTTGGTCACCATCATCGAAGAGCTCGGCTCGACGCCGCGTAACGCCGGCTCGAAGATGGTCATCAGCGCCAGCCAGACCTTCGACACCATCGGTGGCGGGCATCTGGAATACAAGGCCATGCAAATCGGCCGCGAGATGCTGGCCAGCGGCAAGCAGGACACGCACCTGGAGCGCTTCAGCCTCGGCGCCAGCCTGGGCCAGTGCTGCGGCGGCGTGACGGTGTTGCTGTTCGAACCGATGGGCCAGGTCCAGGCGCAGATTGCCGTGTTCGGTGCCGGCCATGTCGGTCGGGCGCTGGTGCCGCTGCTCGCCAGCCTGCCCTGCCGGGTGCGCTGGATCGATTCGCGGGAAGCAGAATTCCCGGAACAGATCCCCCACGGCGTCCGTAAAATCGTCGCCGAAGAACCGGTGGACGAAATCGATGACCTGCCCGCCGGCAGCTACTGCATCGTCATGACCCACAATCACCAGCTCGACCTCGAACTCACCGCAGCGATCCTCAAACGCAACGACTTCGCCTACTTCGGCCTGATCGGTTCGAAGACCAAACGGGTGAAATTCGAACACCGCTTGCGTGATCGTGGTTTCGACAGCGCCGTGCTGCAACGCATGCGCTGCCCGATGGGTATCGGCGAAGTCAAAGGCAAGTTGCCTGTGGAAATCGCCATTTCCATCGCCGGCGAAATCATCGCCACCTATAACGCCAATTTCGGCCAGCACACCGCCAGCGCCGGATCATCGATCGCCAAACTGCTGCCTGCTTCACGCCGCAGCCAAGCCACGAATTGA
- the xdhB gene encoding xanthine dehydrogenase molybdopterin binding subunit, translated as MSNHHAVEKTQAELAELFAKDLTTGVGRSVKHDSATKHVSGEAQYIDDRLEFPNQLHVYARLSDRAHAKIISIDTKPCYAFEGVRIAITHEDVPGLKDIGPLLPGDPLLAIDDVQFVGQPVLAVAAKDLETARKAAMAAIIEYEDLEPVLDVVEALRKRHFVLDSHTHQRGDSAGALATAEHRIQGTLHIGGQEHFYLETQISSVMPTEDGGMIVYCSTQNPTEVQKLVAEVLDVSMNKIVVDMRRMGGGFGGKETQAASPACLCAVIAHLTGQPTKMRLPRVEDMLMTGKRHPFYVEYDVGFDSTGRLHGIALELAGNCGCSPDLSASIVDRAMFHADNSYYLGDATINGHRCKTNTASNTAYRGFGGPQGMVAIEEVMDAIARHLALDPLAVRKANYYGKTERNVTHYYQTVEHNMLEEMTAELEESSQYAERREAIRRYNANSPILKKGLALTPVKFGISFTASFLNQAGALIHIYTDGSIHLNHGGTEMGQGLNTKVAQVVAEVFQVEMDRVQITATNTDKVPNTSPTAASSGADLNGKAAQNAAEIIKKRLVEFAARQYKVSEEDVEFHNGHVRVRDHILTFESLIQQAYFAQVSLSSTGFYKTPKIFYDRSQARGRPFYYYAFGAACCEVIIDTLTGEYKMLRTDILHDVGDSLNPAIDIGQVEGGFIQGMGWLTMEELVWNNKGKLMTNGPASYKIPAVADMPLDLRVKLVENRKNPEDTVFHSKAVGEPPFMLGIASWCAIKDAVASLGDYKHQPKIDAPATPERVLWGCEQMRQLKVAKAVEAETELASL; from the coding sequence ATGTCTAATCATCACGCCGTAGAGAAGACCCAGGCCGAACTGGCTGAACTGTTCGCCAAGGACCTGACCACCGGTGTCGGCCGCAGCGTCAAGCACGACAGCGCCACCAAGCACGTGTCCGGTGAAGCGCAGTACATCGATGACCGCCTGGAATTTCCGAACCAGTTGCACGTTTACGCCCGGCTGTCGGACCGCGCCCACGCGAAAATCATCAGCATCGATACCAAGCCTTGTTACGCCTTCGAAGGCGTACGCATCGCCATTACGCACGAAGACGTGCCGGGTCTGAAAGACATCGGCCCATTGCTGCCGGGTGACCCGCTGCTGGCCATCGACGACGTGCAATTCGTCGGCCAACCGGTGCTCGCCGTCGCTGCGAAAGATCTGGAAACCGCACGCAAAGCCGCCATGGCCGCGATCATCGAATACGAAGATCTGGAGCCGGTGCTGGACGTGGTCGAAGCCCTTCGCAAACGCCACTTTGTGCTCGACAGCCACACTCACCAACGCGGCGATTCGGCCGGCGCCTTGGCAACCGCCGAGCATCGTATCCAGGGCACGTTGCACATCGGCGGCCAGGAACACTTCTATCTAGAAACCCAAATCTCTTCGGTGATGCCGACTGAAGATGGCGGGATGATCGTCTACTGCTCGACGCAGAACCCCACCGAAGTGCAGAAGCTCGTCGCCGAAGTGCTCGATGTGTCGATGAACAAAATCGTGGTCGACATGCGCCGCATGGGCGGTGGTTTCGGCGGCAAGGAAACCCAGGCCGCGAGCCCGGCGTGCCTGTGCGCAGTGATCGCGCACCTCACCGGCCAGCCGACCAAAATGCGCCTGCCGCGCGTCGAAGACATGCTGATGACCGGCAAGCGTCACCCGTTCTACGTCGAATACGACGTGGGCTTCGACAGCACCGGTCGGCTGCACGGCATCGCCCTGGAACTGGCCGGTAACTGCGGATGCTCGCCGGACCTGTCAGCGTCGATTGTCGACCGCGCAATGTTCCACGCCGACAACTCGTACTACCTGGGTGACGCGACCATCAACGGTCACCGCTGCAAGACCAACACCGCGTCGAACACCGCTTACCGTGGTTTCGGTGGCCCGCAAGGCATGGTCGCCATTGAAGAAGTCATGGACGCGATTGCCCGCCATCTGGCCCTCGATCCGCTGGCGGTGCGCAAGGCTAACTACTACGGCAAGACCGAGCGCAACGTCACCCATTACTACCAGACCGTCGAGCACAACATGCTCGAGGAAATGACCGCCGAACTCGAAGAAAGCAGCCAGTACGCCGAGCGCCGCGAAGCGATTCGGCGCTACAACGCCAACAGCCCGATCCTGAAAAAAGGCCTGGCGTTGACCCCGGTGAAATTCGGGATTTCCTTCACTGCCAGCTTCCTCAACCAGGCCGGTGCGCTGATCCATATCTACACCGACGGCAGCATCCACCTGAACCATGGCGGCACCGAAATGGGCCAGGGCCTGAACACCAAAGTCGCGCAGGTCGTGGCTGAAGTGTTTCAGGTGGAAATGGACCGCGTGCAGATCACCGCGACCAACACTGACAAGGTGCCGAACACCTCGCCGACCGCCGCTTCCAGCGGTGCCGACCTGAACGGTAAAGCCGCACAGAACGCAGCTGAGATTATCAAGAAGCGCTTGGTTGAATTCGCCGCGCGGCAGTACAAGGTCAGCGAAGAGGACGTGGAATTCCACAACGGACACGTGCGGGTTCGCGATCATATCCTGACGTTTGAATCGCTGATCCAACAGGCGTATTTCGCTCAGGTTTCGCTGTCGAGCACCGGGTTCTACAAGACCCCGAAAATCTTCTACGACCGTAGCCAGGCACGTGGTCGGCCGTTCTATTACTACGCCTTCGGCGCAGCGTGCTGCGAGGTGATCATCGACACCCTGACCGGCGAGTACAAAATGCTGCGCACCGACATCCTCCACGACGTCGGCGACTCACTGAACCCGGCGATCGACATCGGTCAGGTCGAGGGTGGTTTCATTCAGGGCATGGGGTGGCTGACCATGGAAGAACTGGTGTGGAACAACAAAGGCAAACTGATGACCAACGGCCCGGCCAGCTACAAGATCCCGGCGGTGGCGGACATGCCGCTGGACCTGCGGGTGAAGCTGGTGGAAAACCGTAAAAATCCGGAAGACACGGTGTTCCACTCCAAGGCCGTGGGCGAGCCGCCGTTCATGCTCGGCATCGCGTCGTGGTGTGCGATCAAGGACGCCGTGGCGAGCCTTGGCGACTACAAGCATCAACCGAAAATCGACGCACCGGCGACCCCGGAGCGGGTGTTGTGGGGCTGTGAGCAGATGCGCCAGTTGAAGGTGGCGAAAGCCGTGGAAGCTGAAACCGAGCTGGCTTCGCTTTAG
- the xdhA gene encoding xanthine dehydrogenase small subunit yields MIQFLLNQELRSEHALDPNLTVLNYLRDHVGKPGTKEGCASGDCGACTVVVGELQTDDDGREHIRYRSLNSCLTFVSSLHGKQLISVEDLKHQGELHSVQKAMVECHGSQCGFCTPGFVMSLFALQKNSDQPDAHKAHEALAGNLCRCTGYRPILAAAEQSCCGKQTDQFDAREADTIARLKAIAPTDIGELNSGDKRCLVPLTVADLADLYDAYPQARLLAGGTDLALEVTQFHRTLPVMIYVGNVAEMKRIERFDDRLEIGAATALSDCYEALKAEYPDFGELLQRFASLQIRNQGTLGGNIGNASPIGDSPPLLIALGAQIVLCKGETRRTLLLEDYFIDYRVTARQESEFIEKIIVPRASAEQLFRAYKVSKRLDDDISAVCAAFNLRIDNGVIADARVAFGGMAATPKRAKSCEAVLLGATWNNDTVERACAALAEDFTPLSDFRASKEYRLLSAQNLLRKYFIELQTPHIETRVTAYV; encoded by the coding sequence GTGATCCAGTTTTTACTTAACCAGGAACTCCGTAGCGAGCACGCCCTGGACCCAAACCTGACCGTGCTCAATTATCTGCGCGACCATGTGGGCAAACCCGGCACCAAAGAAGGCTGCGCCAGCGGTGACTGCGGCGCCTGCACCGTGGTGGTCGGCGAGCTGCAAACGGATGACGATGGCCGCGAACACATTCGCTATCGCAGCCTCAACTCGTGCCTGACGTTCGTTTCGTCACTGCATGGCAAACAACTGATCAGTGTCGAAGACCTCAAGCACCAAGGCGAGCTGCACAGCGTGCAGAAAGCCATGGTTGAGTGCCACGGGTCGCAATGCGGTTTTTGCACACCGGGCTTCGTGATGTCGCTGTTTGCGCTGCAAAAGAACAGCGATCAACCGGATGCTCACAAAGCTCACGAAGCGCTGGCCGGCAATCTCTGCCGCTGCACCGGCTATAGGCCGATTCTGGCTGCCGCCGAACAATCCTGCTGCGGCAAGCAAACGGACCAGTTCGACGCCCGTGAAGCCGACACCATCGCTCGCCTGAAGGCCATTGCCCCTACCGACATCGGCGAACTCAACAGCGGCGACAAACGCTGCCTGGTGCCGCTGACCGTCGCCGATCTGGCTGACCTTTACGATGCTTATCCACAAGCCCGCCTGTTGGCCGGCGGCACGGATCTGGCGCTGGAAGTCACCCAGTTCCACCGCACCCTGCCGGTAATGATCTACGTCGGCAATGTCGCCGAAATGAAGCGCATCGAGCGTTTCGACGATCGCCTGGAAATCGGCGCCGCGACCGCCCTCTCCGATTGCTATGAGGCCTTGAAAGCCGAGTACCCGGACTTCGGCGAATTGCTGCAACGCTTTGCTTCCCTGCAGATCCGCAACCAGGGCACCCTCGGCGGCAACATCGGCAACGCTTCGCCGATCGGTGACTCCCCGCCCCTGCTGATTGCACTCGGCGCGCAGATCGTTTTGTGCAAAGGCGAAACCCGCCGCACCCTGTTGCTGGAAGATTACTTCATCGATTACCGGGTCACCGCGCGTCAGGAAAGCGAGTTCATCGAAAAGATCATCGTGCCGCGTGCCAGCGCCGAACAACTGTTCCGCGCCTACAAAGTCTCCAAGCGTCTGGACGATGACATTTCCGCCGTCTGCGCCGCGTTCAACCTGCGCATCGACAACGGCGTGATCGCCGACGCCCGCGTCGCCTTCGGTGGCATGGCTGCTACACCAAAACGTGCCAAAAGCTGCGAAGCCGTATTGCTCGGCGCCACCTGGAACAACGACACCGTCGAACGTGCCTGCGCTGCGCTGGCCGAAGATTTCACGCCGCTCTCGGACTTCCGCGCCAGCAAGGAATACCGCCTGCTCAGCGCGCAAAACCTGCTGCGTAAATACTTCATCGAACTGCAAACACCGCACATCGAGACTCGGGTGACCGCTTATGTCTAA
- a CDS encoding GntR family transcriptional regulator — protein MTFKAPDSLAEQIAHHLAERIIRGEMKPGERIQEQKVTLALNVSRGSVREALLILERRHLIAILPRRGAHVTELTVHKVQSLCTLMSELYILLGNAVASGWQVQADMAPFVQIQQRLTASYERQDIRTFVDDSFSVMRAAYPFANNPYLQETVENLQPAMSRAYFLALEQRKASMSEFLELFERLLAAVLARDLPQIRIVLTAYAQRSCDLVVSALTDA, from the coding sequence ATGACGTTCAAGGCGCCGGACAGCCTCGCCGAGCAAATTGCTCACCACCTCGCCGAGCGCATCATTCGTGGCGAAATGAAGCCCGGGGAGCGCATCCAGGAACAGAAGGTCACGCTGGCCCTCAATGTCAGCCGCGGTTCGGTCCGTGAAGCCTTGCTGATCCTCGAGCGCCGCCACTTGATCGCGATCCTGCCGCGACGCGGCGCCCACGTGACCGAGCTCACGGTTCACAAGGTCCAGAGCCTGTGCACGCTGATGAGCGAGCTTTACATCCTGCTGGGCAATGCAGTGGCCAGCGGCTGGCAAGTCCAGGCCGACATGGCGCCGTTCGTGCAAATCCAGCAGCGTCTGACCGCCAGCTACGAGCGCCAGGACATTCGCACCTTTGTCGACGACAGCTTCAGTGTGATGCGAGCCGCGTATCCGTTCGCCAACAACCCGTACTTGCAGGAAACCGTCGAGAATCTGCAACCGGCCATGAGCCGCGCGTATTTCCTCGCCCTGGAACAGCGCAAGGCCTCGATGAGCGAGTTCCTCGAACTGTTCGAACGCTTGCTCGCCGCCGTGCTGGCCCGTGATTTACCGCAGATCCGCATCGTGCTGACGGCGTATGCCCAGCGCAGCTGCGATCTGGTGGTTTCCGCCCTGACGGACGCTTAA